From one Larimichthys crocea isolate SSNF chromosome XVIII, L_crocea_2.0, whole genome shotgun sequence genomic stretch:
- the trpm2 gene encoding transient receptor potential cation channel subfamily M member 2 isoform X3, with product MLPNFDNKIQPQQLFEQLQKNTIQIKQVVSCIKKRSTFASWMTENIQKKECCFFEKDDKENDSVDTCKCGYPKNEHVPEAIKSEDFAGETWDKHRHIHEVPTDAFGDISFGGLGLKTGKYCRVSTDTSPEILYKLLTEQWKLSPPNLLISVTGGAKNFSLKARLKNTFNRGLMKVAQTTGAWIITGGTNAGVMKHVGQAVRDYALSSSMQGQIVAIGVATWGVIHNRDALVYSEGCFPAHYSMDTKDQGQFSCLDNNHTHFLLVDNGTQGRYGVEIELRTRLEKCVSRKHLGNKGSGLTIPVVCVVLDGGPGTLNTIYNAILNGTPCVVLEGSGRIADVIAQVAGLPVSQVTIKLIHQLMKKFFGQEYETFQDDTIIKWTKTIQDIIRMSHLLTIFRVGPDNQGDVDVAILQALLKASRTSESLGIERQLQLAIAWNRADIAETEIFTEESQWKATDLHKAMFSALVGNKPEFVSLLLENGVSLRDFLQNEDTLCDLYKQLPNCFFLHKLARQVNKSNSFDRRRRLAFSIRAQAHAGEGFSLTHVSYVVRHLLGSFTQPLYPPKQRDSNISMEDISASLSMSQVNSQAPLTTDTDEPKRDVCRDLFLWAIVQNNKEMAEIAWEQCKDCMSAALAATKILKKMAQEGSDADEAEEMLKLADHYEKHAIGVFSECHNSDEERTKKLLVRVSPVWGSTTCLRLALEADDKTFIALTGVQALLTQIWCGELSVYNSVWRVLACMVFFPLIYTGFLVFRRDEVIQRETEKHEEIKTMEKVTGSTIYTNSVGHSSSHLKPLNGWSKLFYLYSSPQVKFYWNIVSYFAFLFLFAVVLMIDFQDVPSGSEVLLYIWLASLVCEEIRQLFHDPDGFGFKKKAQMYINDLWNILDVLSIGIFIVGLVFRLTTVLFYAGKILLCIDFVVFCLRLMAIFTISRTLGPKIIIVKRMMMDLFFFMFLLSIWVVAYGVAKQGILIHNDNRLDWIVRGAVYEPYLVIFGNFPTNIDYTDFNIDSCSVNGTDPLKPKCPVLNESQTPAFPQWLTIIMLCIYLLFANILLLNLLIAIFNFTFQEVQDNTDRIWKFQRYELIKEYHSRPTAPPPFIILSHFYLFVKKMVLCRPSVASKKFKIKLPVNEEEELLSWEALMKDRYLLSTQQEQSQSMERRIMDTANKVTTINDRLEREEETSSDPVVKRLARLEEQVAQSAKALQWIMDSLKSQGFAAKEAQSLTSSTTDESPDTYASTSEKEDGFHVKARQFHYPGSKLTRFPVPEEKVPWETSFSSYKPTYYPSEDQVDGSESEDLDKYRNPKGRTGIRGRGALRQLGPNMSVDLVITRWRDGKPPVLEYLEVSGESQGAFSLPGGFLEATDHLPKDLERTMGRTLYKKLNEKLSDGEKAFQGYVDDARNTDNAWVETTALNIHLDRGSQIMEDIEKKLMKNQGHLRWQEVSSKTRLNSNQRDILRRVAIGHNRKF from the exons aTGCTGCCTAATTTTGACAATAAGATTCAACCACAGCAACTgtttgagcagctgcagaagaacacaattcaaatcaaacaggTGGTTTCTTGTATTAAAAAG CGCAGCACCTTTGCCTCATGGATGACAGAGAACATCCAGAAGAAGGAGTGCTGCTTCTTTGAAAAagatgacaaagaaaatgaCAG TGTTGATACTTGTAAGTGTGGCTACCCAAAGAACGAGCATGTGCCTGAAGCCATCAAGTCAGAGGACTTTGCAGGTGAGACATgggacaaacacagacacatccacGAAGTTCCCACTGATGCTTTTGGAGACATCAGCTTTGGTGGTCTGGGACTAAAGACCGGCAAG TACTGCCGAGTGTCAACAGACACCAGCCCTGAAATCCTGTACAAGTTATTGACGGAACAGTGGAAACTTTCCCCTCCCAATCTGCTGATCTCGGTGACAGGAGGAGCCAAGAACTTCAGTCTGAAGGCTCGTCTCAAAAACACGTTCAACAGAGGTCTCATGAAAGTGGCCCAGACGACAG GTGCATGGATCATCACGGGTGGTACAAATGCTGGTGTGATGAAGCATGTGGGGCAGGCTGTGAGAGACTATGCCCTGAGCAGCTCCATGCAGGGCCAGATCGTGGCTATCGGAGTAGCAACATGGGGAGTAATTCACAACAGGGATGCTCTGGTGTATTCAGAG GGCTGTTTCCCCGCCCATTATTCGATGGACACTAAGGACCAAGGCCAATTCTCCTGCCTAGATAACAACCACACCCACTTCCTGCTAGTGGACAATGGGACACAGGGACGCTATGGTGTGGAGATTGAATTGCGGACCCGTCTGGAGAAATGTGTCTCCAGAAAGCATCTTGGAAACAAAG GCAGTGGTCTGACTAtccctgtggtgtgtgtggttttggaTGGAGGACCAGGCACTCTAAAT aCCATCTACAACGCCATCCTGAATGGTACGCCATGTGTGGTCTTGGAGGGCTCTGGGAGAATAGCAGATGTGATTGCCCAGGTGGCAGGACTGCCAGTGAGCCAGGTCACTATCAAGCTCATCCACCAGTTAATGAAAAAGTTCTTTGGCCAGGAGTATGAAACTTTCCAAGATGACACGATCATAAAATGGACCAAGACG ATTCAGGACATCATCAGGATGTCTCACTTGCTGACAATATTCAGAGTAGGCCCGGACAATCAAGGGGATGTGGATGTGGCTATTCTTCAAGCACTACTCAAAG CTTCGAGGACCAGCGAGTCACTGGGAATTGAGCGGCAGCTGCAGCTGGCTATAGCCTGGAACCGAGCAGACATAGCCGAGACCGAGATCTTCACCGAGGAGAGCCAGTGGAAG GCGACTGATCTCCACAAGGCCATGTTCTCAGCTCTGGTTGGCAACAAGCCTGAGTTTGTGAGTCTGCTGCTGGAGAACGGTGTGAGTCTGAGGGACTTCCTGCAGAATGAAGACACTCTGTGCGACCTCTACAAACAGCTGCCAAACTGCTTCTTTCTCCACAAGCTGGCCAGGCAGGTCAACAAAAGCAACAGCTTTGACCGCAGGAGGAGGCTAGCCTTCAGCATCAGGGCTCAAGCTCATGCGGGCGAAGGTTTTTCCCTGACTCATGTGTCTTATGTGGTGCGCCACCTGCTGGGCAGTTTCACCCAGCCCCTCTACCCTCCCAAGCAGAGAGACTCCAACATATCCATGGAGGACATATCTGCATCA TTGTCTATGAGTCAGGTAAATTCCCAGGCTCCACTCACGACGGACACTGATGAACCAAAGAGGGACGTATGCAGAGACCTTTTCCTTTGGGCTATCGTCCAAAACAATAAGGAGATGGCTGAAATCGCCTGGGAGCAG TGTAAAGACTGCATGTCTGCTGCCCTGGCTGCCACTAAGATCCTGAAGAAAATGGCACAGGAAGGCAGTGATGCAGATGAGGCAGAGGAAATGTTAAAACTTGCCGATCACTATGAGAAACACGCCATTG GTGTGTTCAGTGAGTGCCACAACAGTGATGAAGAGCGCACTAAGAAGTTGTTGGTTCGTGTGTCACCGGTTTGGGGAAGTACGACGTGCTTGAGGCTGGCACTGGAGGCTGACGATAAAACCTTTATCGCTCTGACAGGTGTTCAG GCTCTTCTGACGCAGATCTGGTGTGGTGAGCTTTCCGTGTACAACTCTGTGTGGAGAGTACTGGCCTGCATGGTTTTCTTCCCACTTATCTACACTGGCTTTCTGgttttcag ACGTGATGAAGTCATCCAGAGAGAAACTGAGAAGCACGAGGAGATCAAGACGATGGAGAAAGTGACAGGAAGCACAATTTATACAAATTCTGTTGGCCA CAGCTCGAGCCACCTGAAGCCTTTGAATGGCTGGTCCAAACTGTTTTACCTGTACAGCTCTCCACAAGTCAAGTTCTACTGGAACATCGTGTCTTACTTcgccttcctcttcctgtttgcgGTGGTGCTTATGATCGACTTCCAGGACGTGCCCTCTGGTTCCGAGGTGCTGCTTTACATCTGGTTGGCCTCTCTGGTGTGTGAGGAGATCAGACAG CTGTTTCATGACCCCGATGGctttgggtttaaaaaaaaagcccagatgTACATCAACGACCTGTGGAATATTTTAGACGTTCTGTCTATCGGCATCTTTATTGTTGGCCTTGTGTTTAG gCTGACGACTGTGCTGTTTTATGCCGGTAAAATCCTCCTCTGCATCGATTTCGTGGTCTTCTGCCTCCGCCTCATGGCCATCTTCACTATCAGTAGGACCCTGGGACCCAAAATTATCATAGTCAAGAGGATG ATGATGgacttgttcttcttcatgttccTGCTGAGTATCTGGGTGGTGGCGTACGGTGTGGCCAAACAAGGCATCCTCATCCACAACGACAATCGACTGGACTGGATCGTCCGTGGGGCAGTTTACGAGCCATACCTCGTCATATTTGGGAATTTTCCTACAAATATTGATT ATACGGATTTTAACATTGATTCCTGCAGCGTGAACGGCACCGATCCTCTAAAGCCAAAGTGTCCTGTGCTGAATGAAAGCCAAACGCCGGCCTTCCCTCAGTGGCTCACCATCATCATGCTTTGTATTTACCTGCTCTTTGCCAACATACTGCTGCTCAACCTGCTCATAGCTATCTTCAA CTTTACGTTTCAGGAGGTTCAGGACAACACGGACAGAATATGGAAGTTTCAAAGATATGAGCTGATTAAAGAGTACCACAGCCGACCAACCGCCCCTCCTCCTTTCATCATCCTCAGCCATTTCTACCTCTTTGTCAAGAAAATGGTGCTGTGCAGGCCCTCTGTCGCATCCAAAAAGTTTA AGATCAAGCTTCCTGtgaatgaggaagaggagctgtTGTCCTGGGAGGCCTTGATGAAGGACAGATACCTACTGTCCACACAGCAGGAGCAGAGCCAGAGCATGGAGCGACGCATCATGGACACGGCCAACAA gGTTACCACCATAAACGATCGTctggagagggaagaggagacgAGCTCTGATCCCGTGGTGAAAAGACTGGCTCGACTAGAGGAGCAG GTTGCCCAGTCAGCCAAAGCCCTGCAGTGGATTATGGACAGTCTGAAATCTCAGGGTTTTGCAGCAAAAGAAGCGCAATCACTGA CGTCGTCTACAACAGATGAATCTCCTGACACATACGCCAGTACATCAGAGAAGGAGGACGGGTTTCACGTGAAGGCCCGTCAGTTTCACTACCCAGGCAGCAAACTCACACGTTTCCCTGTGCCCGAGGAGAAGGTGCCATGGGAG accAGCTTCAGCTCATACAAGCCAACTTATTATCCCTCTGAAGACCAAGTGGATGG atcagaatcagaagacTTAGATAAATACAG AAACCCAAAAGGGAGGACAGGCATCAGGGGACGAGGAGCGCTAAGACAACTTGGTCCAAACATGAGCGTAGACCTTGTGATTACACG CTGGCGAGACGGCAAACCACCTGTTTTGGAGTACCTGGAGGTGTCTGGCGAGAGCCAAGGAGCCTTTAGTCTACCTGGG GGATTCCTCGAAGCTACTGACCACTTGCCAAAGGATCTAGAGAGAACTATGGGAAGGACGCTgtataaaaaactaaatgagaAACTATCAGATGGAGAAAAG GCGTTTCAGGGTTACGTGGATGACGCCAGGAACACAGATAACGCCTGGGTGGAAACCACCGCCTTAAACATTCACCTGGACAGAGGGAGCCAGATAATGGAAGATAttgaaaaaaag TTGATGAAAAACCAGGGTCATCTTCGGTGGCAGGAGGTGAGCAGCAAAACCAGACTCAACTCAAACCAAAGAGATATTCTGCGACGGGTCGCTATAGGGCACAACAGGAAGTTCTGA